The DNA region TACTGCTTCTGGAGCCAATGGCCTGAGTCTGATTTTATTGATCGTTTTATCTATGTCATTTTGCACTATAGGCGTTCCACCCAGGGTAGCCAATTCAGCTTTAGCTTCAAGCCAATTCAACAAAACTTCCGCATAACGCAACACAGGGGCGTCAGTTTCATTTTTATCTCCCGTAAATTCTGGAGGCATACCTAAAAGATCTACCTGCGTACGTTTCTCCACCTCCCGTGGCAAAAATTTGGTAATGTAGTAAAAGGAGCCTCTGTTTAACAGACTTGGTTTACTGTAAAAAGTTGCTTCAAACCTGGAGTCACGGGTTTTTATCAAATTATCCAGATTAAAAGACGCGGTTGCAGTGCTTGCATTTTGCCAAACATCACCAGAAGTCAGAATATATGATTTAATTAAATCTGAGGTAGGGCCATTAAGTGTTGATTCTGCCAAATTACCATAAGATGCGATCGCATGGGTAACTCCGGCAGCAGGATCATAACCTCTATATAAAATACATTCCTTATTTGCCTTTAAATCTTTAGAAGTAAATAGGGATTTATAATCGGTGACGATATCGTACTTGCCGCTTGAAATATCCATATCAGCAGCTTCAACAGCCAGTTCTAAAAATTTTTTGGCCCGTTCATTATTCTTGTAATAATATTTTTGCCAGGTACCTTCACTTAATGCCAATCTGGAAACAAAACCTGCAACAATATACCTGTTTACAAATTGCTCTCCATCATTCAAACGCACATTTTGCAATGCAAATTTCATATCGTCATACACCTGATCCATTACTTCATTGCGTGGTGTTCTGGCCTTAAACAATTCATCCGGTTCTGAATCAAACACCTCTCGTGTATAATAAGGGACATCTCCGTAGGCCTGTACCAGTTCTGCATATCGGAATGCTCTGAAAAACCGCCCTATACCTAACCAATGTGCCTTTGCGCTAGCCGATAAAATACCCGACATTCTGGTTTCTATCCGATCTAACATGATGTTAAGAGAGCGGATCATAGAATAATTCCAAATTCCAGTATTAGGAACCGAACGTGTAAAGTTAGGCTGATTTCCCTGCACAACCATATCGTCGCTGTTGGTATAACCAACAAGCGGTGCGCCAGCGGTGGTGAAACCATTTCCATAACCATCAAAAAAATCGGTGTAATACTTGTTTGCGTAAAGACGCACTTTTTCTTCGCTCGTCCAGGCTGTTTCATCATTGTCAACGGTCAAAGGTGGCCGGTCCAAAAATTTCTTACAACCAGCAGAAACAATTATGATAAAAACGAATATTATTTTAAATGCTATTTTCATTTTCTTTCTTCCTTTAAATTAAAAACCAACTTGAAGCCCCGCAGAAGCCGACTTAAATGCAGGATTTGAAGTACCTGTACGGCCTAAATTATAATTTGAACTGGTAGAACCCAGGATGGAATTTCCTGAAATCGCTTCGGGGTCAATCGGCAATCCCCTCAGCTTATCAAACGTAATAAAGTTTTCCAGCGAAACATAAATCCTTGCACTGGCCAGCTTAATGCTTTTAAGTAAAGCAGCAGGCAAATTATATCCCAAGGTGATGTTCTTTATTTTCAGATAAGACATGTCTAACATGTACTTGCTTTGACGCCTCATCACGTAGCCTTCATTGGCACCACCCAAATTCCATGCTCTTGGATAAAAGGCGTCGGTACGGTCTGGTTTCCAATAATCTTTGGCAATTGCCTGCGGCATTGCGCCTTCTTTGGAATAGTAGCCAGGAATGGCCAGCTGCCCGTCACCCCAGATTTTTCTTTCCCCTACACCCTGGAAGAAAACAGACAAATCAAACCCTTTGTAGTCGGCACCAAAACGGAAGCCATACTGATACCTTGGGGTTGTATTTCCAATTACAGTCCGGTCACCAAGATTGCCGTAAGTGCCATCTCCGGCATCGATATAGCCATCCCCATTGAGATCTACAAACTTTACATCACCCGGACTGATCAGCAAGGTCTGGTTACCATCTTCAAAATAGGTTTGGTAAACCGGGTTACTTCCGGCAAGTTTATTCGTCG from Pedobacter africanus includes:
- a CDS encoding RagB/SusD family nutrient uptake outer membrane protein encodes the protein MKIAFKIIFVFIIIVSAGCKKFLDRPPLTVDNDETAWTSEEKVRLYANKYYTDFFDGYGNGFTTAGAPLVGYTNSDDMVVQGNQPNFTRSVPNTGIWNYSMIRSLNIMLDRIETRMSGILSASAKAHWLGIGRFFRAFRYAELVQAYGDVPYYTREVFDSEPDELFKARTPRNEVMDQVYDDMKFALQNVRLNDGEQFVNRYIVAGFVSRLALSEGTWQKYYYKNNERAKKFLELAVEAADMDISSGKYDIVTDYKSLFTSKDLKANKECILYRGYDPAAGVTHAIASYGNLAESTLNGPTSDLIKSYILTSGDVWQNASTATASFNLDNLIKTRDSRFEATFYSKPSLLNRGSFYYITKFLPREVEKRTQVDLLGMPPEFTGDKNETDAPVLRYAEVLLNWLEAKAELATLGGTPIVQNDIDKTINKIRLRPLAPEAVTRGVTLTAPLSLAALPADPGRDPQVSALLWEIRRERRMEFAFEIFRLADLKRWSKLEYMDNDLNTDLISGGWVDFPAQLPAALTAANIGKIAVISTTGVETVYNGTNAAAMKGFYKNTANKNRLPFLNQVNINPYLVPIGISEIDFYASKGYKLQQTQGWPQN